In the genome of Candoia aspera isolate rCanAsp1 chromosome 4, rCanAsp1.hap2, whole genome shotgun sequence, the window AGCTTTGTCGTCTCCTTCACCCCAGATTTTCCCTTTGCCAGGCTCAAGACTGGACATGAGCCTGATGTGAAAAAAGCATCTGGAAAGGACGGAGTGGGGGAGGCACATCTTACCCCCCCCCGCCCTGCCTGGTCTGCCCCAGAAGCTGTTCCCTCTCCCCTTGGCTTGCTCGCCTGTGCTGCTTCTGGCTTCAGGATGCGCATCTTGGCTAGCCACCAAGGAAGACGCTGTCCAGGAGCACTGGATAAATTGTGCAAACCAGCTATCTGGCACATCCTAAAGCCGCAGGGAAAGCCGTTGTCCCCAACGAACGTGGTCACAGACTTTTTCTCAGGAGCAAGACTGATATTTCTCAGGTTCCAGGGTGGGGGTGGAAATGCCAGTGGGTTCTCCAGCTGTCCTGGGACTCGGAGcctctcccccctctcccctttGCGCCATTCCAGGATTCCTGGGCACTTCCCGCCCGGCTTCCCAGCATTGCAGAGTTCTCCCACCGGGGTCCTGCACAGCTGCAGTGGGCTTTCCTCCCACTGTCTCCctttccaggcagcagccacttCCTGCTACCCCCTCACCAGGCCTGGGGGGCACTCAAGGTGGAAGCTGccctgggaggaggaggaaggggaggaagacgAGCAGAGGCAGTGGGGCGGAGAGGGGGCCGTGGCTCTGGATGGAGCCATTGCAAATTCTGGCGAACTCTACAAGGGAGAAGAGAACGTGGAGTTAAAGCCAGGTGGGGAGGACAGCTGGAGAGGCCCTTTGCCAGCCAGAGCAGCCCGAGGGCTGTTAGTTAAGTGGAGCCAAAAATGGTGTCTCCACATCATGGGCTGGAACCATCCAAGTttgcagcgggggggggggggcatggggcTGCAGATTGACGAGAGGGTCTGCTGGGCTGAGAGGAGCAAAATGTCTGGCCTGGAGAGATGGCTGCTGCTGGCAGAATGAAGGGAGTTGCTGGAGCTGATAGAACAGAAGACCAGGGAGAGAGGAAGCCTTGgcacccctccccccactgccCCAGGGCCCCGACCCACCTGTCACATTCAGCAGTTTGGGGAGGAAGCGGTTCCAGAAAGCACAGATCTGGGCACGCAGGCTGCGGTCCATGGCCAGTGGCTGGGTGTTGAGCTTGACGTACTGCTGCTTGGAGGGGGTGTACGTGGGCCAGGCACCCTCCTTATCTGCGGGGTCAGTGGGGCTCCTGTGTTGAGACAGAAAGGGAACCCACTGCTTGCAGGCAGGCctcccagctgctgctgctgccaccttaTGACTTTCTCAGGCTGTGTGCAGCACGGCACCATCATCCCATTGCCTTTCCAACCTTCCGACCCCTGCTGTGCCAAGCCTCCATCCAAgccttttccccttctctccagGCAAGACCCTGTCAGGGTCTCCCATTTCCAAATCCAGTGTGCCCTCAGACCTCCCTGGGcttccacccaccccacccccatttctatCTCCAATTTAGGAACCAGACATCTTTCATGCAGATGTGCAGGGACAAGGCTTGAATGACGTCTCAACatttaaaagcagattttaaaagtCCCCCCTTCCTGTCTGGCTGCTAAAGCtaatgtaataataaaacaaaggcaCCCATATTGAAGCATAAACCCACTCTAACTCCAGCTGTCATTTCAGTTTAAAGCCTGAAGATCTGCGTGAGTGTTTTGTCCCCAGTATTCATTTCCACTTTTACAAATAGTTGTCTCCTGCATCCCTGGTCTCTCCCTTCCCTTGATACCCtccaagtttctgtttccccttcatTCCTTGACAAGTAGGACCCTCTGCACTGTCAACTGTTCTCCTTTCCCCTGCCCTGTCCTCCCCAGTTACCCTGTCCTGGCGAAGTTGACCCAGTAACGCATCATCCTCCGGCTGAGCTCCTTCTCCTGGGCAGTATAGTTGAGGCTGTCGTTCAGGGGCAGCCCAAAGACAAACTCAATCTCATAGCCATGGGGCACCCCCATCCACAGGGGCCAGATAAGGTTGGAAGCTCGGTGGTCAAAGAGGTAGGCGTACACCTTGTTGCCACGCTCAGCATAGCGCGTCGCAAAGTGCATGACTGGGCAGATGACGTTGTGGTCCCCCACAATGTCATCCATGGCCTCCCGGTTCTTCTCCTGGTTGTCCTCGTCTTGCCAGTCAGTATACTGCAGTACCACAGCCTCGGTGGCAATATCGTTGGCATGTGGCACGCCGAGCCGCACCCCCTCCAGGAAATCTTCCCGACTGATGAGGCTCTCATTGTCCTTGCTGAAGCCGGGGACCCCATAGATCAGGAAGTAGGTGCCCTCGTCCTTGACCACCCCCAGCAAGACCTGGGTCTCCTTGAAGTTTCCTGTGCTGAGCATGGCTTCTGGGGTGTCAGGAAAGAAGTCCCCGTCAATGACCGGCACAAAGGAAAAGCGGAAGATGCTCTTGTAGGGTAGGACGGACCACTCTTCGTCAATCAGCTCCTGAGGTGTTTTGGAGCGCAGGCAACTTACCAGCTCAGAGTCGTTGGTGAAGAGGCAACCCACCCTCTTCCCCAAGAGGGTGGCGCGGCGCCGGCTCTCCGCTGGTGTGATGGTGGCCCATGGCCCGTTGGGCGCCCCGCTCTGCAAAATGGCCCGTTGGAATAGGGAGCGGCTTTGCGAGGAAAGAAGGTGCATGCCCACGGAGGCAGCCCCAGCGCTCTCCCCGAAGATGGTGACTGTTCTGGGATTGCCCCCAAAATACTGGATGTTGTTCTGTATCCACTGCAAGGCCAGGCGCTGGTCCAGCAGCCCCATGTTGCCCGGGGCCTCCTGACTCCCCAGGAGAGCCAAGAAGCCGAAGGCCCCCACGCGATAGCTGATTGAGACCAGGACCACACTTTGCGTGTAGGTCAGGAAGCGCCCGTCGTAGACGTCCAGCGATGCAGAGCCGCTGTAGAAGCCCCCTCCATAGATCCAGACCAGGACAGAGGTGTTCCTGGGCCGTGGTGAGGGCACCCAGATGTTGAGGTAGAGGCAGTCTTCGCTCATGTCCCTGTTTGGGTTCCACATTTCCGTGCCATGGAATCCTGGGTAAGTATTGTCCACCAACTGGTAGCAGGCATGTTGGTAGGAAGTGGCATTGAGAACATGTTGCCAGGGCTTGACCGGTTCTGGGCGCAGGAAGCGCAGCCTGCCCACGGGGGGCTCGGCAAAGGGGATGCCAAGGAAGGCCGAAATGTGACCATCGAGAACTGGCATCCGGATGCCACGCACCCAGCCCGTCTGAGTGGCTACT includes:
- the ACHE gene encoding acetylcholinesterase isoform X2 — protein: MQDQAGGGAEAFSHSARPPLQMTSCHSGKMPAPWPWSLQLFLILLCVPSSIAVSPGQTDELKVATQTGWVRGIRMPVLDGHISAFLGIPFAEPPVGRLRFLRPEPVKPWQHVLNATSYQHACYQLVDNTYPGFHGTEMWNPNRDMSEDCLYLNIWVPSPRPRNTSVLVWIYGGGFYSGSASLDVYDGRFLTYTQSVVLVSISYRVGAFGFLALLGSQEAPGNMGLLDQRLALQWIQNNIQYFGGNPRTVTIFGESAGAASVGMHLLSSQSRSLFQRAILQSGAPNGPWATITPAESRRRATLLGKRVGCLFTNDSELVSCLRSKTPQELIDEEWSVLPYKSIFRFSFVPVIDGDFFPDTPEAMLSTGNFKETQVLLGVVKDEGTYFLIYGVPGFSKDNESLISREDFLEGVRLGVPHANDIATEAVVLQYTDWQDEDNQEKNREAMDDIVGDHNVICPVMHFATRYAERGNKVYAYLFDHRASNLIWPLWMGVPHGYEIEFVFGLPLNDSLNYTAQEKELSRRMMRYWVNFARTGSPTDPADKEGAWPTYTPSKQQYVKLNTQPLAMDRSLRAQICAFWNRFLPKLLNVTEFARICNGSIQSHGPLSAPLPLLVFLPFLLLPGQLPP
- the ACHE gene encoding acetylcholinesterase isoform X1: MQDQAGGGAEAFSHSARPPLQMTSCHSGKMPAPWPWSLQLFLILLCVPSSIAVSPGQTDELKVATQTGWVRGIRMPVLDGHISAFLGIPFAEPPVGRLRFLRPEPVKPWQHVLNATSYQHACYQLVDNTYPGFHGTEMWNPNRDMSEDCLYLNIWVPSPRPRNTSVLVWIYGGGFYSGSASLDVYDGRFLTYTQSVVLVSISYRVGAFGFLALLGSQEAPGNMGLLDQRLALQWIQNNIQYFGGNPRTVTIFGESAGAASVGMHLLSSQSRSLFQRAILQSGAPNGPWATITPAESRRRATLLGKRVGCLFTNDSELVSCLRSKTPQELIDEEWSVLPYKSIFRFSFVPVIDGDFFPDTPEAMLSTGNFKETQVLLGVVKDEGTYFLIYGVPGFSKDNESLISREDFLEGVRLGVPHANDIATEAVVLQYTDWQDEDNQEKNREAMDDIVGDHNVICPVMHFATRYAERGNKVYAYLFDHRASNLIWPLWMGVPHGYEIEFVFGLPLNDSLNYTAQEKELSRRMMRYWVNFARTGSPTDPADKEGAWPTYTPSKQQYVKLNTQPLAMDRSLRAQICAFWNRFLPKLLNVTDNIEEAERQWKLEFHLWSAYMMHWKNQFDHYNKQDRCSEL
- the ACHE gene encoding acetylcholinesterase isoform X4 — translated: MTSCHSGKMPAPWPWSLQLFLILLCVPSSIAVSPGQTDELKVATQTGWVRGIRMPVLDGHISAFLGIPFAEPPVGRLRFLRPEPVKPWQHVLNATSYQHACYQLVDNTYPGFHGTEMWNPNRDMSEDCLYLNIWVPSPRPRNTSVLVWIYGGGFYSGSASLDVYDGRFLTYTQSVVLVSISYRVGAFGFLALLGSQEAPGNMGLLDQRLALQWIQNNIQYFGGNPRTVTIFGESAGAASVGMHLLSSQSRSLFQRAILQSGAPNGPWATITPAESRRRATLLGKRVGCLFTNDSELVSCLRSKTPQELIDEEWSVLPYKSIFRFSFVPVIDGDFFPDTPEAMLSTGNFKETQVLLGVVKDEGTYFLIYGVPGFSKDNESLISREDFLEGVRLGVPHANDIATEAVVLQYTDWQDEDNQEKNREAMDDIVGDHNVICPVMHFATRYAERGNKVYAYLFDHRASNLIWPLWMGVPHGYEIEFVFGLPLNDSLNYTAQEKELSRRMMRYWVNFARTGSPTDPADKEGAWPTYTPSKQQYVKLNTQPLAMDRSLRAQICAFWNRFLPKLLNVTDNIEEAERQWKLEFHLWSAYMMHWKNQFDHYNKQDRCSEL
- the ACHE gene encoding acetylcholinesterase isoform X3, which produces MSTQSSMTSCHSGKMPAPWPWSLQLFLILLCVPSSIAVSPGQTDELKVATQTGWVRGIRMPVLDGHISAFLGIPFAEPPVGRLRFLRPEPVKPWQHVLNATSYQHACYQLVDNTYPGFHGTEMWNPNRDMSEDCLYLNIWVPSPRPRNTSVLVWIYGGGFYSGSASLDVYDGRFLTYTQSVVLVSISYRVGAFGFLALLGSQEAPGNMGLLDQRLALQWIQNNIQYFGGNPRTVTIFGESAGAASVGMHLLSSQSRSLFQRAILQSGAPNGPWATITPAESRRRATLLGKRVGCLFTNDSELVSCLRSKTPQELIDEEWSVLPYKSIFRFSFVPVIDGDFFPDTPEAMLSTGNFKETQVLLGVVKDEGTYFLIYGVPGFSKDNESLISREDFLEGVRLGVPHANDIATEAVVLQYTDWQDEDNQEKNREAMDDIVGDHNVICPVMHFATRYAERGNKVYAYLFDHRASNLIWPLWMGVPHGYEIEFVFGLPLNDSLNYTAQEKELSRRMMRYWVNFARTGSPTDPADKEGAWPTYTPSKQQYVKLNTQPLAMDRSLRAQICAFWNRFLPKLLNVTDNIEEAERQWKLEFHLWSAYMMHWKNQFDHYNKQDRCSEL